The following DNA comes from Eretmochelys imbricata isolate rEreImb1 chromosome 2, rEreImb1.hap1, whole genome shotgun sequence.
TTTTTACTGTCCCTATTTGTCTCCCTCCTTTCCAGAGCCTTGGCTTAGTGGACAAGAACAACAACCCACTGAGCCACGCCATGTACAACATGACGTCCCTCAGGGAGCTGGGTGAGAATCAGAGGAGACCCTGCCACATCAAGGTCCCTGAGGCCACCCTGCGTAAGATCGAGAACTACCTGAACCACGTAAGACTTATTCACATACCGTAGGGCCACCTCGGGGCAAAGGTGGCAGCTAGGTTCCCTGTCCCTGAACCAGCCAAGCCACAGGTATCATATGATAGCGTATGAACTCAGTGAGCTAGCTTTTGTCAGCTCTGTACTGGGAGAGCTGCTTTGGTAATCCCCAAGCCAGGGATCTCGGGTGTGGGACTGGCTTGTACACAAATCACTCAGGGTAGCAACCGCTGTCTTAGCGCAGGCTGGCTTAACAAACTATACAGTGATCTCTGCTTCATTTACTTGGTTTACGATGAGCAGCTGCAAGTGTTTGTAGATGGCCCTTGGGGATTTTTCTCTCATGGCACTGAATGCATTAAATGTTGGGTGCAATGGTCCTAGAGCAGTAGGTGCTGGTTACACAAGGCACTTCACCAAGAAGTCTCAATTCTCAACCCAGAATCAGGCTGGGaggctgaagtcagtgggagttgtgcccACTTCCACTAGGACAGAGGCTGGTCTCTGGTGTGTGAAGAGGTGGGCGGGTGGTTGTGCAGTATCCAGTAGATCATGGTACTCTGCAGTCAGGACAGTGTCAGTATCTAAGCCTGTTTCTGGgaagcactgtgctgctggaagtgCCATTGTTTGGGTAAGACGGAGTCCTGAGGTCCTGACTTGTGAGCTCAAAAATGTCCCTAGTCCTTTAAACCTGAATAGGCATGTTCTGGCCAAATCCTGACCTGAGGAACTGCGTTCTGCTCCCTAAAATCCCCCCTGTGCTTTCCCTGGGATCTGAGATTCATTTCTTGCCACAAGCTGTCGTGTTGCTGTGTATAACTGAACAGCAACTGTGTTCCCATGGCCTCTAGGGGTCTAAAGTCAGCTGGCCTGACTTCCTTAGGGGATAGGGTTATTTCACAGCACCTAAAACACTGCTCACGTaaggcctggcccctgccctgaagcacttaTCCTATTTCTAACATTGGCTTGCATGGGGGTGGAATGCAGGCTGGGTCACCACTACATGATGCTGCGGTTTTTCCCGTTCTGTCTTGGGCACCGCATGGAGGGTCAGTTATCAGCGCTCTAAAATCTTTGTTGAAAGGATTGGGTGTCCCAAAAGAGGTTTGAAATGAGGCAAGCGTAGAGGGCTAGCTTAGGGTGGTGTGCCAAGCAGAGGGGGTGGTTTGCGGTTATGTTCTGAGCTGAGTCTTTACAGAATGAGAATTCAGGGGCTGAATTGCCCAAAGCGACATGGCTTGTGCCTTGCTCCAGGCCATGCAGTCAGTGCCAAAACCAGCATCCTGCCTGATGGTCCCCACCTCTGACCCTGCAACATACCCTCCTGGCATTCTATGTTTTAAGGTGCAGCTTCAGAGTTAAGTGTCTGTCTGTGCCaattttctcctcctccctcagtaCCCGGTGGACTCGAGGGAATCCAGGCCTCGGATTGCTGACGACATGATGAACCTGAGTAAGGAGTCAGGTGCTATCAGTGATGCCATCACAGGGAAGACGTACACTCCCATGTCAGAAGGGGAGGAAGTGCGCCTTAGCCAGAACCTCCTGGCCCTTTGGAAGAGGAGGGGTTCATCGTGGCCAGAAAGCCATCAGCTGCCTGTGGATCCTCACAAGGACACTATTTTGTCGGCCATTGAGCAGAATCCTGTGGTGGTAATAGCAGGAGACACTGGCTGTGGGAAAACCACCCGGATccctcagctgctgctggagcgtTACATCCTGGAGGGGCGCGGTGCCCGCTGCAATGTGGTGATCACCCAGCCAAGAAGGATCAGCGCCATCTCGGTCGCCCAGCGGGTTGCGCAGGAGCTGGGTCCCAACATGAGGAAGAACGTGGGCTACCAGGTGCGGCTGGAGAGCAAACCACCAGCCCGGGGAGGAGCCCTGCTCTTCTGCACGGTGGGCATCCTCCTACGAAAGCTGCAGGGGAACCCCAGCCTGGAGGGCGTCAGCCATGTGATTGTGGACGAGGTCCATGAGCGGGACGTCAACACCGACTTCCTGCTTATCCTGCTGAAGGGCATTCAGAAGCTCAACCCCGACCTGCGCCTGGTCCTGATGAGTGCCACAGGGGACAACCAGCGCTTCTCGCAGTACTTTGGGGACTGCCCTGTAGTCAAGGTGCCAGGTTTCATGTACCCGGTGAAGGAATATTACCTGGAAGAGATCCTGGCCAAGCTGGGCCGTCACAGACACCGGCACTACGAGGTGAAGGTGAGTATACAGCACATTCTGATTTGTTTCCCTGTCTATGGTACCAACCCCCGGGATGGTTAGCAATGAAAAGAGATTTGGGCTGGGGCTAGTTCCTTCCTGCTGCAATTCTTCTGCACTAGTCCAGTGCTGCTGGGTTTGGGTTGCAAGCTATTGGCAGAGTTTTAATTCCAGCCCAGACCTCCTGAGGTTCCCATTAGGTTTGGTTAGATCCCATTTATAATCTTCATCTAAAATCTGAATCAGATCTCAGACTTTGCTCTAAACAACTTGGCACTGGCTCCTTCGTAATGAAATGTTAGCTCCCTATGGGTTTGCCTGCACTTGAGTGCTTTGAGATTGAGGAAACTGACCGCCAGCCAATTCGAGTTAGCTAACATAAgtatacaacctatcctgaaggatgatccctcactctcacagatcttgggagacaggccagtctgtgcttacagacagccccctaacctgaagcaaatactcaccagcaatcacacagccaaaacactaacccaggaacctatccttgcaacaaagtccgttgccaactgtgcccacatatctattcaggggacaccatcataggacctaatcacatcagccacactatcagaggctcgttcacctgcacatctaccaatgtgatatatgccatcatgtgccagcaatgcccctctgccatgtacattggccaaactggacagtctctatgtaaaagaataaatggacacaaatcagatgtcaagaattataacattcaaaaaccagttggagaacacttcagtctctctggtcactcaattacagacctaaaagttgcaatattataacaaaaaaaacttcagaaccagactccaacgagagactgctgaattggaattaatttgcaaactggacaccgttacattaggcttgaataaagactgggagtggatgggtcattacacaaagtaaaactatttgcgcacgtttatttttcccccctactgttcctcacatgttgttgtcaactgctggaaatggcccaccttgattatcactacaaaaggttgtttttttttcctctcctgctggtaatagctcaccttacctgatcactctccttacagtgtgtatggtaacacccattgtttcatgttctctgtgtatataaatctccccactgtatcttccactgaatgcatccgatgaagtgagctgtagctcacgaaagcttgtgctcaaataaattggttagtctcgaaggtgccacaagtactcctttttttttttttttgtaagtatACCTGTAAGTCTGGACACTCCAGAGAAGTTTGAAGCAGGGCACACCAGGTTATGGTTTACTCTGGCCTCTAGTAATAAACACACATGTCTGTGGAGTGTCCAGACTGCAAACTAGTTAGCTAACAGCTCCAGTTAAACAACTGTAGATTACCTACGTGCGTGAATTCTCCTTTTCCTAGTTCTGTCCTTGCacatgctgcagctggggcctaTTTTTATGAACTCTGTCCACCTGGAACGCTTCCCTATGTATAGATTCTTCGTAATATTTGATGGCTTCTGGGGTGTATCCAATCACAGCAGGGTCCAGTGCCCGGCCATCTTCCACcactcacacactctctctctctctctgtgcattaCTCTTTCTGGTTCTGTTATCCTCTTAAAAGACCTTTATCATCCAGTTGCCTGCCCCACTCCTTGGGGGCGCTCTCTTTCTCACTTGCAAAGAGATGCAAAGAAAAGCCTTGGCCTCCTGCTGCCCAGTTGTTTCACTGATGTCCCATTCTCCTGTAGCACCCGCCTGCCCCAACCAAAAGCCATGATTTAAATGAGCTGGTGGTGACAATATAATCCATAATGCTGATATTTACAAATCCTTGCAAACCTCacagatgggggaagggaggtggtaTCCTCACTGTACAGCAGAGGTGGTGACCAGAATGAGTCTGAGCCTAACTTAAGGCTCCTGGAGTTCATGGCTCGTAGTGCTGTGATCAGACCACTAGCCCACGGCTCTTATTAAAGGTGTTTGCCATCTTAGGGGGATGCTGCAGGGTGTGTagtacccctctccctgcccattgggtcactgctgctacctcagtattTACATATCCTCCTGTGTTCCTTAGCAATCAGACGATGAATGTGTCCTCGATCTTGAGCTGATCACTGACCTTGTGCTCCAGATCGACGCCCATGGAGAGCCAGGTAGGTGCTGCATTACTTTCTCCCTTGCCTGGGGTTTTGGAAGATGGGAAAAGAGCAGGTAGAGCCTGGTCCCTTTGCCAAAGCAGATCAGACTCATAAAATAGGGCTGGCTCCTGCAAGGGGCTGGGCATCCTGTCTTTCTCTGTGGGCACTGAAGGTACTTGGCAAGACCAGCCCTTGATCCTTGTATTGCCAGGGTCTTGCTGGCTGAAAGCACTGTCTTCTGGGCCCTGGCAGTGGAACAGCCACAAAATTGAGGTCAGCGGTGCCTGAAAGCACCCGTGTGAATGTGTCATCAACCCCTTTGTACTGGATCTGCTCTCTGAGCCCTTTTACCCTCAGGCAGCCCAGGGTAAACCCTATTACCATTAGTGTGCGGCTGCCATGTGCCTGGGGCTGCTGTGAGCTACAGAGAGACCCCATGTCTGGGATTCACTGAGGCTGCAGGAAGATCTGAAGAGTTTGTCAGCAAAGGATGCAGGCACTGGTAACCTCCGAGTCTGCATACCGTAACAAGAGTGAGCCAAGCAAGTGGATTTGTGTGTAAAGCGTTGCCATATAATAAAAATGGGGTGACATCCCCAAGTCTCTTGAGGTCGCACCAATAGCTATAAATCAGTTGGCATGTCTGTCTCTTGGGGATAAAGTAACCCGCTATACAAATGCACTGTGCAACTTTGCATCCTGTACGGGAGAGTAGTGACCGTACTTTCTTGAGTCTCCTGGAGCGTGCAGCGTGGTGTCTGGACACTGGGTAGAGTGGTGGTCACTGTGTTGGCAAATAATATTTGACTTGCATGGCATTTTTCAACATGGAGTATAGGGCTTCAGAGATGGAGACGCACTGTACCACAGAAATGAAGCCACCCCAGGACGGAGTGCAGCAACTGCATCTGTACCAATGCCCAGGGATCTCATGTTCCCACAGAGCAAACAGGGTCTCTGGTTATTTTTTTAAGGTtgagctcccccccccgcagtaAACGGCATAGAATGCTGCATCTCCCCTGGAAAGATGAAGGCTGGTTTCAAAACCATGCTTTTAGGAAGTCTGGCTGTTTCAAAGCCAATAAGCTCCATTTCCTCTCATGACACTGAGCTGGGATCCCAGGACACCTGGTGCTGATGTCTGTCTCAATGGCAGAATACCCCACGAGTCAGCCAGTGTGAGGGAGTTGATTATACTGTGTCTAAGTGCATGGACAGGCTGTGGCATGTATTAAATCACCCACTACATTCTCCCTCTTGTTTTGATTTTGTAACTCCCCAGGGTCCCCAGCTGGAGGGGTGGCTTACATGTTGCTGTTTGTCTGTGATCTATATGGGCATGTGTCTGACGGGTTTCAGTGATGATCAGTCCTGATACAGACGTGGTAACCTGTTAGTCTCCTGTTCATGTTTCTGGGTCTAGACAGGGAAATACCTCTGTGCCAGGTCTCCCATACTCCAAGGAGTCCTGGGGAATCTCAGTAAGAGTCATGGTGTCTGtctgcagcttggaaaagagcccCATGCATCTCTGTGTTGCCTGTTCTGCTCTTGATCCTTTGTAGGTGGGGTCCTCTGCTTCCTTCCTGGCTGGCAGGAGATCAAAGGAGTGCAGCAGCGCCTGCTGGAAACACTCGGCTCTCAGAACAGCCGGTACCTTGTCTTACCAGGTGAGATGGCATTGCCAGGCCTCTGCTCTCTAGtgcttgggggagagggagagatggtTGGGGCTGAAACATGGTATTCTAAGTAACACTTCCAGCTGTTGCTGTCTGATGCAGAATCAATTTGGATGCATCAGACACACTGGTAAGCCTGTCATGTAACTCTGCATTTGGGGCAGATTGCCCGGGCCATGCTGACCTGGCTGCTGCTGAGGCCTGTGGGGATTTGAGGGGGACAAACTCACTCCCTGTCTGCCATCATGGAGCCCACCGAATACCATGTTCGCTGTAGCTATGTGCTGAGCTCCTAAATAGTGTAGCAAGGGGAATCTCCACCTATGAATTCCAGGGCTCTTGAATCATCTGCTGTAAGTTGGAGCCAGCACAGAGCTCCGCTGGGGCCAGGGAATTGGGCAGAGTGAGGGCTGGGCATGTGTGATTCCTAATTCTAGGTGCAGCTTCACACTGCGCATGTAACTTAGTTCTTATCCCAACaggatattttaaaacatttttgcaaaatagTGCTTCATATCTGGTGCCTTCCTACCACATGCCGAATGGCTGAGCTCCATAACCAGGCTGCGGCATGCTGAGATGTGTGAGCAGGAGATGCTCTCTTCTGAAACATACTTGCTTATATCCGGGCCAATTGCTCCACTTACCTGTTGTTCTTTGGGGCCCTCAGCATGCAAGCCCATCTGCTGTCAGGAATTTCCCCAGGTCCCTGAGCCATAAGAGGAAATGTGTGGGTTGGAGTTACAGGCCTTTGGCTGCAACCCTGCTGGTCAGGTGGCATTATGTCATAGCTGAGACAGACCCCATCCCCTAATCAGGCCCAGGAGGAAGAGCAGGACGGGAAAAGTGGAGTCCTCGGGAAAGTCCATGTGTGCTCTGTTCAATCGAGGGCAGTGGTttttaacttcttttttttttttttttttttgccgacCTCTAAAATTTCAAAAGGAGGTACCaacccttttggaaatcttagacatagtctgcagaccccctgGGGTCCACAGACCATAGGTCAAAAGCCATTGTTCTATGGTAACGACAGCGGATCCCTTGGACATAGTCTGCAGAGCCCCAGTGGtccgtgggccacaggttgaaaaccactgatattTTTTAGGTCACAGAGTTTGAAATGCATCCTTCCTATCTGCAGCACCTGGAGTATTTTGCCATCTGCTGTTTCATTTTACTGTGCTTGACTCTTCCAAAGTTTGGTTTTGGGATTATTGGCGGATGCAGTGGTGGGTCTGATGAGTAAGCCTGGGAGAACCATTGgttggctaaaagaaaaggagtacttgtggcaccttagagactaaccaatttatttgagcatgagctttcgtgagctacagctcacttcatcggatgcataccgtggaaactgcagcagacattatatacacacagagatcatgaaacaatacctcctcccaccccactgtcctgctggtaatagcttatctaaagtgatcatcaagttgggccatttccagcacaaatcctccaccaccaccaccaccacccccacaaactcactctccagctggtaatagcccatccaaagtgacaactctcttcagagtctctttggatgggctgttaccagcaggagagtgagtttgtgtgggggggggtggatgtgATGGCAGTGACTAGCCCCAGCCTCTCACAGGGGGCTGAGAGAAGGTGCCTACGTGAAGGAAGAGCATGAGCAGTACAGAGAGAGCTCTGGAGGGCTGAGTAGACCTGACCTCCTCCCTAACTGGtgctggtgggcagagcagggccaggcTAACTCTGCACTTTCTCATGCCAGTGCACTCCAACATCCCCATGATGGACCAGCAGAACATCTTCCAGCGGCCCCCACCTGGAGTGAGAAAGATCGTCCTGGCTACCAACATTGCTGAGACCTCCATCACCATCAATGACATTGTGCATGTGGTAGACAGCGGCACTCACAAGGAGGAGCGCTATGACCTCAAGACAAAGGTGCTGGCTCTTGTGTGTCCCGTGTGCATTCATGGAACAAGCTGCAGCTGATGCATGATTCTTAAAGCAGCATTTGAGATGTCCCCCGCCTGCTGTTAGCTCATGGCTTGAATTGCTGGTGCTCATGGCTTGAATTGCTGATTCACTTTGCATGtgatctccacagagcagggataatgccccctcctctcctcccccctcatcTCAGAGGCaggtcaaaaacaaaaaaattcttctcAGGCACAGGTGATGGTGATTGATTGCGCAGGGAGCGTTGGCTGTCTGAgccacctccctcccagtgcaCCGCCCACCCCAGTGTGCACCAGGAAACTTAGCCCTGAACAAATCCTGTTGTCTATGTGCCACCCTCAGTAGATCTCCCTGCCTTACAGCCCTCCCTAACAGACTCTCATCAGTCACTTCCTAGTAGCCAGACCAAGCTGGCTGCTGCTCCACCAGCTGGAGCGAGCGCTGTTGAGTAGTGGCATGAGGCAGGCATGCTTCTGCCGCACACGTGGCTCCCAGTTGCCCAGACATCAAGAGAGACTGAATAGGATTTAGAGCAGGTTCTTAATCAGCATAGCACTATGCCCAGGTCCACGGGAGCCCCTCTCCCTGGAGTCAGCAGCATTCAGCAAGGCTGAATCAGTGTGCTGGTTCTCAAATGAATTTTTGCTGTGGCCACAACAAATTCACGGTGGCCTCAGTTATAACAGTTAAAATATACGATTGACAGCCTGGTCCACAAGTCGTGGTGGCCGCACTTGAGAATCACTGAGCTAAAGGATGCTGTTGCATACTGGGGGGTAGCGGGGAGTGTGCAGACTTTGTCCAGCAGATGGCGCCAAGCTTGGCGTTTCCCTTCTGCTCTGCCAGGGATATGAGAGAGAAGGCTGTGAAGAAGGAAGGCAGGTGCTAAGCTTTGCACAGCTGGATCACGTGCAGATCTGGCTTGTTGGCTGCTGTCATTGGAGCAGGGCAGTACAACAGGGACATGGGTTCCACTGAGACCCGTTTTAAACTGGTGGGAGAGCTTGTGTGTTTATGGCTGCCGTTTGGCAGAGATGTGAAATCAAGGTCCCTTCAGCCCAACTCTGGAGTTTGCCTTAGTGGAAGGTAAAGGTCCCAGGGTTCTTTCCAATGCCCCGTCATAATGCTGGGGGGTGGTGTGTGTCAGAGATGCCAGGGTTTGTATGAAATGTACAAGCAAGGTCCTTGCCCACGCTGTGATCAATTAAGGTTGTTTTATCCAGCTCTCCCCTCCTCCAAATCCCCATGTAAGTCTCTACACTTTACATACCTAGCTTCCCCTGTTGCTTGCTGCAACATTCTTCATTGCTGCTCCTGATTAGGTGTTCAACCCTAGAGGCAGTTGCATCTCGGCGGTGGGTACAGTTACTGTGTCTAGTCCCTATAGCAGGTTgcttgcaaagcactttgccCCAAAAgcggggggtgtgtgggtgtgtgtcacTAACTGGCCCAGGACTGAGGAGAATGGGGAGAGCTTCCCAGCTCCCGCAGTGGGACTCTGCACACTAGAGAAGCAGCTTGCCAGCTAGGTCTGAGCTAGGTGACGCGGaaagctcttggggcaggggtTCCTCAGGTCTCTGGGCTAGAGGGGGAGCTTGGTGAAACAGACTAAATCGCAGCAGGAGCACTTGCCTCTAACgttcctcttcccccaggtcTCCTGCCTGGAAACTGTGTGGGTGTCAAAGTCAAACGTTGTGCAGAGGCGAGGGCGTGCTGGCCGCTGTCAGTCGGGCTTTGCCTATCACCTCTTCCCTCGCAGCCGCCTGGACAAAATGCCCACTTTCCAGGTCCCTGAAATCCTGCGCACTCCCCTGGAGAACCTGGTGGTGCAGGCCAAGATCCACATGCCAGAGAAGACGGTAGGTGTAGCACATGGCTAGGAGACCACAGTGCTGGCGGAACTCCCTCTGCCAGCGTGACTCTGCCTGCTCTGTGCCCCTTCCAGTCAGTGGTTTTGAGCTCAGGTCTGCAGGCAGTAAACGGGAAATCCAGGGTTCTGCAGCTGATAAGTAGGTCGGGTGTTCTCTGAGAGTTGGTACTGAACCCGTGTGCCGACGCCATGCTTAGGGGGCCCTATGGTCTTGTCCATGGATACTCATTAAAGATCCTGTTTGCCTGAGCACTGATAATTTTACTTTGCCTCCCTATACTCCCTTATAATTTCAGTGAGCTATAGTTTTTGCTGTCTCTTCCTGCCCTAAACAGTAGTGCTAATGAAGGGAGCCCCCAGGAAGGAAATGTGCAGATTAGCCAGGGTTAGCGCCCGGCATACGTAGCGCCATGCGGAAATGCAGAGCACTGAACTCGGTGTCCCTGCGGGTAAAGAGGAAATGACATTCCAGTGTTTCGATGTAGAGCAGCCATTTCTGGGCAGTGTGGAGAATTCTTCTGCCTCTAACCCTGCGTGGGTCAGAGTTGATCCTGCGCTGGGGGAGTCTCACGTTGTCTCTGCATGTGCGTTGCAGGCAGTCGAATTCCTCTCCAAGGCTCTGGATAGCCCTGACATCAAAGCTGTGGATGAAGCAGTGATCCTCCTGCAGGAAATTGGTGAGTTAACACTGAATGTGGAAAGGGACAGGAGCCACAGCTCCAGTCCAGATGTAAGATGCTGGGCTTGGGACGGGATCCTCTtgctctgggttggggtgggATCTCAACAATGCGTCTGAGCCCTCGATCAGAGCGGGGAGTAGCTGGGACCATTCCAGCCATATTCACTTAGCTTGTGCTGATCTAACTCTTGATTTTGCACACTGCTTTGCTTATAATGGTAGAGGAGACTCCAGGTGAGATCAAAAGAGAGGGAGGAGAGTGATGGTTCCAGGAGTTACAGCTGGGTGCTCAGCTGACCACGTGGTCATCTTGCAGCCCTTTCACTCTTTCCTAAGAGGTTGGAAGCTTCTGGGGGCTCAGTGACTCCCCCAGGGTAATGTGGTCCTGAAGGTTTGTGTCTGGAACCCAGGGGGCCATGCCCATCCTGGAGGTGACTCATTGGCTGGCACCCCAGTCTCCTGCGTCAGGTTGCTGCACTCAGCAGGATGTCTCTACAGGGTCCTTGCCCTACCTGCTGAGCGGCACTGTGTCTGAAACCAGTGGCCTCCCCTTCCCTGTCCTGTCGGTACTGCGGAGAGGCTGATGGATGTGCCCCTGTGCATGGTTCTGTTGCAGGAGTGCTGGATCAGAGGGAAGCCCTCACCACGCTGGGCAAACGCCTGGCCCAAATCTCCACAGACCCTCGACTGGCCAAAGCCATTGTCTTGGCATCCATCTATCGCTGCCTTCATCCGCTGCTCGTCATCGTCTCCTGCCTCACTCGGGACCCCTTCAGCAGCAGCCTGCAGAACCGAGCGGAGGTGGACAAGGTGAGGGCCGCCTGCTGGGActgtggcagggagggggtgaggagggtttATTGCTCATCTAACTCAGCTTCCTGGCTCTAGGCGAAGGCCGTTTTGAGCAGAGAGAGTGGGAGCGATCACCTGGCCTTTgtcagggctgtggcaggctgGGAGGAGGTGCTGAGGCGCAGAGATAGCCGTGCCAGAGATAACTACCTGCAGGAGTACTTCCTCTACGCCCCCAGCCTGCGTTTCATCAATGGTGAGTCCCACAGGCCCCTCCCACCGTCAGAGCCCAAGAGTTTGGCTCAATTGGCAGGAACAAGTACCATGCAGTAGAGGCCCTTCATCCTAGGCCCAAGGGGCGAGAGCTTGGCTGtcatgggggtgggaagggggggtgaatgcatgggggtggggctctgggcaaATCCCTCCTTAAACTAGACTCCTGCTTGTGGGCGAGCCCTGACTTTGGGCCTTTGAGTGACTGCACAGCTGGGCCTCCTGCCCTTCTGCACAGGAACTGCCAGAG
Coding sequences within:
- the DHX30 gene encoding ATP-dependent RNA helicase DHX30 isoform X3, producing the protein MAAPRRLLLALVSGVSGPRRCRRYRRAGLVEAGGATRSLCAGGPLREPAPGTEPEPGADGAGEAGAMVKDSRDLLKEFPQPKNLLNSVIGRALGISHARDKLVYIHTNGPRKKKVTLHIKWPKNVEVEGYGTKKIDAERQAAAAACQLFKGWGLLGPRNELFDAAKYRILADQLGCPEDRWCPEGRWRSKSGPSLADLSTCWRRVEPDDSIQSMEQGRMPKAMRREELEEGELEEGELEEGELEEDTIDVTDYLSMAQNEARTPARDMRGGASVEMTDDNNAIRALTQFPLPKNLLAQVIQIATSSSTVKEFMQFRTVGTKTKICKLTLRWPCPMTFAAKGRRKVEAENKAAALACQKLKSLGLVDKNNNPLSHAMYNMTSLRELGENQRRPCHIKVPEATLRKIENYLNHYPVDSRESRPRIADDMMNLSKESGAISDAITGKTYTPMSEGEEVRLSQNLLALWKRRGSSWPESHQLPVDPHKDTILSAIEQNPVVVIAGDTGCGKTTRIPQLLLERYILEGRGARCNVVITQPRRISAISVAQRVAQELGPNMRKNVGYQVRLESKPPARGGALLFCTVGILLRKLQGNPSLEGVSHVIVDEVHERDVNTDFLLILLKGIQKLNPDLRLVLMSATGDNQRFSQYFGDCPVVKVPGFMYPVKEYYLEEILAKLGRHRHRHYEVKQSDDECVLDLELITDLVLQIDAHGEPGGVLCFLPGWQEIKGVQQRLLETLGSQNSRYLVLPVHSNIPMMDQQNIFQRPPPGVRKIVLATNIAETSITINDIVHVVDSGTHKEERYDLKTKVSCLETVWVSKSNVVQRRGRAGRCQSGFAYHLFPRSRLDKMPTFQVPEILRTPLENLVVQAKIHMPEKTAVEFLSKALDSPDIKAVDEAVILLQEIGVLDQREALTTLGKRLAQISTDPRLAKAIVLASIYRCLHPLLVIVSCLTRDPFSSSLQNRAEVDKAKAVLSRESGSDHLAFVRAVAGWEEVLRRRDSRARDNYLQEYFLYAPSLRFINGLVKQFSENIYETFLVSAPADCTMPSAACNQYSEEEELVKGVLMAGLYPNLIQVRQGKVTRQGKFKPNSYSYRTKAGTVLLHKSTINRQASKLYSRWLTYFMAVKSNGGVFVRDSSQVHPLAVLLMTDTDIHVRDDGWRATVSLTDSDLLVLEGDSYTIRLLRDFRVSLSKMVETCLCYEMSAIPGDLHHQHSQLLDILVDLLKGPPGSFGA
- the DHX30 gene encoding ATP-dependent RNA helicase DHX30 isoform X1; translation: MAAPRRLLLALVSGVSGPRRCRRYRRAGLVEAGGATRSLCAGGPLREPAPGTEPEPGADGAGEAGAMVKDSRDLLKEFPQPKNLLNSVIGRALGISHARDKLVYIHTNGPRKKKVTLHIKWPKNVEVEGYGTKKIDAERQAAAAACQLFKGWGLLGPRNELFDAAKYRILADQLGCPEDRWCPEGRWRSKSGPSLADLSTCWRRVEPDDSIQSMEQGRMPKAMRREELEEGELEEGELEEGELEEDTIDVTDYLSMAQNEARTPARDMRGGASVEMTDDNNAIRALTQFPLPKNLLAQVIQIATSSSTVKEFMQFRTVGTKTKICKLTLRWPCPMTFAAKGRRKVEAENKAAALACQKLKSLGLVDKNNNPLSHAMYNMTSLRELGENQRRPCHIKVPEATLRKIENYLNHYPVDSRESRPRIADDMMNLSKESGAISDAITGKTYTPMSEGEEVRLSQNLLALWKRRGSSWPESHQLPVDPHKDTILSAIEQNPVVVIAGDTGCGKTTRIPQLLLERYILEGRGARCNVVITQPRRISAISVAQRVAQELGPNMRKNVGYQVRLESKPPARGGALLFCTVGILLRKLQGNPSLEGVSHVIVDEVHERDVNTDFLLILLKGIQKLNPDLRLVLMSATGDNQRFSQYFGDCPVVKVPGFMYPVKEYYLEEILAKLGRHRHRHYEVKQSDDECVLDLELITDLVLQIDAHGEPGGVLCFLPGWQEIKGVQQRLLETLGSQNSRYLVLPVHSNIPMMDQQNIFQRPPPGVRKIVLATNIAETSITINDIVHVVDSGTHKEERYDLKTKVSCLETVWVSKSNVVQRRGRAGRCQSGFAYHLFPRSRLDKMPTFQVPEILRTPLENLVVQAKIHMPEKTAVEFLSKALDSPDIKAVDEAVILLQEIGVLDQREALTTLGKRLAQISTDPRLAKAIVLASIYRCLHPLLVIVSCLTRDPFSSSLQNRAEVDKAKAVLSRESGSDHLAFVRAVAGWEEVLRRRDSRARDNYLQEYFLYAPSLRFINGLVKQFSENIYETFLVSAPADCTMPSAACNQYSEEEELVKGVLMAGLYPNLIQVRQGKVTRQGKFKPNSYSYRTKAGTVLLHKSTINRQVAGVNAGADGSGAC
- the DHX30 gene encoding ATP-dependent RNA helicase DHX30 isoform X2, translating into MFSLNSCRKDSRDLLKEFPQPKNLLNSVIGRALGISHARDKLVYIHTNGPRKKKVTLHIKWPKNVEVEGYGTKKIDAERQAAAAACQLFKGWGLLGPRNELFDAAKYRILADQLGCPEDRWCPEGRWRSKSGPSLADLSTCWRRVEPDDSIQSMEQGRMPKAMRREELEEGELEEGELEEGELEEDTIDVTDYLSMAQNEARTPARDMRGGASVEMTDDNNAIRALTQFPLPKNLLAQVIQIATSSSTVKEFMQFRTVGTKTKICKLTLRWPCPMTFAAKGRRKVEAENKAAALACQKLKSLGLVDKNNNPLSHAMYNMTSLRELGENQRRPCHIKVPEATLRKIENYLNHYPVDSRESRPRIADDMMNLSKESGAISDAITGKTYTPMSEGEEVRLSQNLLALWKRRGSSWPESHQLPVDPHKDTILSAIEQNPVVVIAGDTGCGKTTRIPQLLLERYILEGRGARCNVVITQPRRISAISVAQRVAQELGPNMRKNVGYQVRLESKPPARGGALLFCTVGILLRKLQGNPSLEGVSHVIVDEVHERDVNTDFLLILLKGIQKLNPDLRLVLMSATGDNQRFSQYFGDCPVVKVPGFMYPVKEYYLEEILAKLGRHRHRHYEVKQSDDECVLDLELITDLVLQIDAHGEPGGVLCFLPGWQEIKGVQQRLLETLGSQNSRYLVLPVHSNIPMMDQQNIFQRPPPGVRKIVLATNIAETSITINDIVHVVDSGTHKEERYDLKTKVSCLETVWVSKSNVVQRRGRAGRCQSGFAYHLFPRSRLDKMPTFQVPEILRTPLENLVVQAKIHMPEKTAVEFLSKALDSPDIKAVDEAVILLQEIGVLDQREALTTLGKRLAQISTDPRLAKAIVLASIYRCLHPLLVIVSCLTRDPFSSSLQNRAEVDKAKAVLSRESGSDHLAFVRAVAGWEEVLRRRDSRARDNYLQEYFLYAPSLRFINGLVKQFSENIYETFLVSAPADCTMPSAACNQYSEEEELVKGVLMAGLYPNLIQVRQGKVTRQGKFKPNSYSYRTKAGTVLLHKSTINRQVAGVNAGADGSGAC